From the Manihot esculenta cultivar AM560-2 chromosome 3, M.esculenta_v8, whole genome shotgun sequence genome, one window contains:
- the LOC110611830 gene encoding calpain-type cysteine protease DEK1 isoform X2 gives MIVISPILVLIMWGSWLIVILGRDIIGLAVIMAGTALLLAFYSVMLWWRTQWQSSRAVAILLLLAVALLCAYELCAVYVTAGKNASERYSPSGFFFGVSAIALAINMLFICRMVFNGNGLDVDEYVRRAYKFAYSDCIEMGPMACLPEPPDPNELYPRQSSRASHLGLLYLGSLVVLFVYSILYGLTAKEARWLGAITSAAVIILDWNMGACLYGFELLQSRVVALFVAGTSRVFLMCFGVHYWYLGHCISYAVVASVLLGAAVSRHLSVTNPLAARRDALQSTVIRLREGFRRKEQNTSSSSSEGCGSSVKRSSSAEAGNLGTIAAQCTIDTNNWNNAVLCRTVSSHEGVNSDKSIDSGRPSLAIRSSSCRSVIQEPEAGTSGDRNFDNNNSLVVCSSSGLDSQGCESSTSTSANQQLLDLNLALAFQDRLNDPRITSLLKRRGRQGDRELTSLLQDKGLDPNFAVMLKEKNLDPTILALLQRSSLDADRDHRDNSDITIVDSNSVENGLPNQISLSEELRLHGFERWLQLSRFVLHHIAGTPERAWVLFSFTFILETIIVAIFRPKTIKIINATHQQFEFGFAVLLLSPVVCSIMAFLQSLQAEEMTMTSKPRKYGFIAWLLSTCVGLLLSFLSKSSVLLGLSLTVPLMVACLSVAIPFWIHNGYQVWVPRVQSTGPAGNHCPSGTKKGIVLIICVIIFTGSVLALGAIVSVKPLDDLEYKGWASDPKSFSSPYASSVYLGWAMASAIALVVTGVLPIVSWFATYRFSLSSAVCVGIFTVVLVTFCGASYLEVVKSRDDQVPTKVDFLAALLPLVCIPALLSLCSGLLKWKDDGWKLSRGVYVFVTIGLLLLLGAISAVIVVIKPWTIGAAFLLVLLLIVLAIGVVHHWASNNFYLTRTQMLFVCFLAFLLGLAAFLVGWFQGKPFVGASVGYFSFLFLLAGRALTVLLSPPIVVYSPRVLPVYVYNAHADCGKNVSAAFLMLYGIALATEGWGVVASLKIYPPFAGAAVSAITLVVAFGFAVSRPCLTLEMMEDAVHFLSKDTVVQAITRSATKTRNALSGTYSAPQRSASSTALLVGDPTATRDKAGNLVLPRDDVVKLRDRLRNEELVVGSFFCRMRYKAFFRESATDLDHRREMCAHARILALEEAIDTEWVYMWDRFGGYLLLLLGLTATAERVQDEVRLRLFLDSIGFSDLSAKKIKKWMPEDRRQFEIIQESYLREKEIEEEILMQRREEEGRGKERRKVLLEKEERKWKEIEASLISSIPNAGSREAAAMAAAVRAVGGDSVLSDSFARERVASIARRIRTAQLARRALQTGISGAICILDDEPTTSGRHCGEIDPSICQTRKVSFSIAVMIQPESGPVCLLGTEFQKKVCWEILVAGAEQGIEAGQVGLRLITKGDRQTTVAKEWSISATSIADGRWHIVTMTVDADLGEATCYLDGGFDGFQTGLPLSVGSSIWEQGTEVWVGFRPPTDVDAFGRSDSEGAESKMHIMDVFLWGRCLTEDEIASLHTSIGSTEFGMVDFPEDNWQWADSPARVDEWDSDPADVDLYDRDDVDWDGQYSSGRKRRSDREVAVEMDSFARRFRKPRVETQEEINQRMLSVELAVKEALSARGERRFTDQEFPPNDQSLYVDPGNPPFKLQVVSDWMRPGDIVKENRLDSCPCLFSGSANPSDVCQGRLGDCWFLSAVAVLTEVSRISEVIITPEYNEEGIYTVRFCIQGEWVPVVVDDWIPCESPGKPAFATSRKGNELWVSILEKAYAKLHGSYEALEGGLVQDALVDLTGGAGEEIDMRSAQAQIDLASGRLWSQLLRFKQEGFLLGAGSPSGSDVHISSSGIVQGHAYSLLQVREVDGHKLVQIRNPWANEVEWNGPWSDSSPEWTDRMRHKLKHVPQSKDGIFWMSWQDFQIHFRSIYVCRVYPPEMRYSVHGQWRGYSAGGCQDYASWNQNPQFRLTATGPDASLPIHVFITLTQGVSFSRTAAGFRNYQSSHDSMMFYIGMRILKTRGRRASYNIYLHESVGGTDYVNSREISCEMVLDPDPKGYTIVPTTIHPGEEAPFVLSVFTKASVTLEAL, from the exons GGGAGCATGCTTGTATGGGTTTGAGCTTCTTCAAAGTCGTGTTGTAGCTCTTTTTGTTGCTGGCACATCTAGGGTTTTTCTCATGTGCTTTGGCGTGCATTATTG GTACTTGGGGCACTGTATTAGTTATGCAGTTGTAGCTTCTGTGCTGTTAGGTGCTGCTGTTTCTCGCCATTTATCGGTTACGAACCCGCTGGCTGCTAGAAGAGATGCCTTGCAGAGCACAGTGATTCGCCTAAGAGAGGGTTTCCGCAGAAAGGAACAGAACACTTCTTCTAGCTCTTCTGAAGGTTGTGGCTCAAGTGTAAAACGTAGTAGTAGTGCTGAAGCAGGTAACCTTGGTACTATTGCAGCGCAATGCACAATTGATACTAATAATTGGAATAATGCTGTTCTATGTCGAACTGTGAGTTCTCATGAAGGGGTAAATAGTGATAAAAGCATAGACAGTGGAAGGCCAAGCTTGGCAATACGTAGCAGTTCTTGTCGTTCAGTTATCCAAGAACCTGAAGCTGGGACATCTGGGGATAgaaattttgataataataacTCTCTGGTAGTTTGCTCTAGTAGTGGTCTTGATAGCCAAGGTTGTGAGTCCAGCACATCGACGTCTGCGAACCAACAACTGTTAGATTTGAATCTTGCCCTTGCATTTCAAGACAGGCTGAATGATCCTAGGATTACTTCTTTGCTGAAAAGGAGGGGAAGGCAAGGTGATAGGGAACTTACTAGTTTGTTGCAGGACAAAGGATTGGATCCAAATTTTGCTGTGATGTTGAAGGAGAAAAACTTGGATCCAACTATCCTGGCATTACTCCAGAGGAGTAGTTTGGATGCAGATAGAGATCATCGCGACAATAGTGATATTACGATTGTTGATTCAAACAGTGTTGAAAATGGTTTGCCAAATCAAATTTCTCTGTCAGAAGAACTAAGGCTTCATGGGTTTGAAAGGTGGCTTCAATTGTCTAGATTTGTTCTGCATCACATAGCAGGTACTCCAGAGCGAGCATGGGTTCTCTTTAGTTTCACCTTCATCCTTGAAACAATTATTGTGGCTATTTTTCGTCCCAAGacgattaaaattataaatgctACACACCAGCAG TTCGAGTTTGGCTTTGCAGTGCTGCTGTTATCTCCTGTTGTCTGCTCAATTATGGCTTTCCTTCAATCACTTCAAGCAGAAGAAATGACCATGACGTCAAAACCTCGCAAG TATGGTTTTATTGCCTGGTTGCTGAGCACATGTGTTGGATTGTTGCTTTCCTTCTTGAG CAAATCATCAGTGCTCCTGGGATTGTCTCTGACTGTCCCACTCATGGTGGCATGTCTCTCTGTTGCAATTCCTTTTTGGATTCATAATGGCTACCAGGTTTGGGTTCCACGGGTACAGTCTACAGGTCCTGCAGGAAATCATTGCCCTTCTGGGACGAAGAAG GGCATTGTTCTTATAATTTGTGTAATAATATTTACTGGATCTGTATTAGCTCTGGGTGCAATAGTGTCTGTGAAGCCTTTAGATGATTTAGAGTACAAGGGATGGGCTAGTGACCCGAAAAGCTTTAGTTCTCCCTATGCATCATCAGTGTACCTTGGTTGGGCAATGGCATCTGCCATTGCTTTAGTAGTTACTGGTGTGCTGCCGATTGTTTCATGGTTTGCGACATATCGGTTTTCCTTGTCTTCTGCTGTATGTGTTGGGATATTCACAG TTGTTCTCGTCACGTTTTGCGGTGCATCCTATTTGGAAGTTGTCAAATCTAGGGATGACCAAGTTCCAACGAAGGTTGATTTTTTAGCTGCTTTACTTCCTCTTGTGTGCATTCCAGCATTGCTATCCCTTTGCTCTGGATTGCTTAAATG GAAAGATGATGGTTGGAAACTCTCTCGAGGTGTATATGTATTTGTTACTATTGgacttcttcttctgcttggTGCAATATCTGCTGTTATAGTTGTGATTAAGCCATGGACT ATAGGGGCAGCGTTCCTTTTAGTTCTTCTCTTGATCGTGCTAGCTATTGGTGTTGTCCACCACTGGGCTTCAAACAACTTCTATTTGACCAGGACACAGATGCTCTTTGTTTGTTTCCTTGCTTTTCTTTTGGGCTTGGCAGCATTTCTTGTTGGATGGTTTCAAG GTAAACCTTTTGTTGGAGCATCTGTTGGTTATTTTTCATTTCTATTTCTTCTTGCTGGACGAGCATTAACG GTCCTTCTCTCACCGCCGATTGTAGTTTATTCTCCTCGAGTGCTGCCTGTTTATGTATACAATGCTCATGCGGATTGTGGCAAGAATGTCAG TGCTGCATTTCTCATGCTTTATGGGATTGCTTTGGCAACTGAGGGCTGGGGTGTTGTTGCTAGTTTGAAAATATATCCCCCATTTGCTGGTGCTGCTGTATCTGCAATTACGCTTGTTGTAGCATTTGGGTTTGCTGTTTCTCGTCCATGCCTAACACTTGAG ATGATGGAAGATGCCGTTCATTTTCTCAGTAAGGATACTGTTGTCCAAGCAATCACACGATCTGCCACTAAG ACAAGAAATGCTTTATCTGGAACTTATTCAGCTCCACAGAGATCTGCTAGTTCAACAGCTCTTTTGGTTGGAGACCCTACTGCTACACGGGACAAGGCAGGAAATCTTGTGCTTCCAAGAGATGATGTTGTGAAATTGAGGGATCGTCTGAGAAATGAGGAACTAGTTGTAGGATCATTCTTCTGCAGAATGAGATACAAGGCGTTTTTCCGTGAATCAGCCACTGATTTAGATCACAGAAGGGAAATGTGTGCACATGCACGCATTTTGGCTTTGGAAGAGGCAATTGACACTGAATGGGTATACATGTGGGATAGGTTTGGTGGTTATTTATTACTACTGCTTGGTTTGACTGCTACAGCAGAAAGAGTGCAG GATGAGGTACGCTTGAGGCTGTTTCTTGACAGCATTGGGTTTTCAGACCTAAGTGCCAAGAAAATTAAGAAATGGATGCCTGAGGACCGTAGGCAATTTGAAATTATTCAAGAGAG CTACTTGAGAGAAAAGGAAATAGAAGAGGAAATCTTAATGCAGAGACGTGAAGAGGAGGGCAGaggtaaagaaagaaggaaggtTCTTCTGGAGAAAGAAGAACGAAAATGGAAGGAGATTGAAGCTTCCCTGATTTCCTCTATTCCTAATGCTGGCAGCAGGGAGGCAGCAGCTATGGCTGCTGCAGTGCGTGCTGTAGGTGGTGATTCTGTTCTCAGTGATTCCTTTGCACGGGAGAGGGTTGCAAGCATTGCTCGTCGGATCCGCACTGCTCAATTAGCCCGTCGAGCACTTCAG ACGGGAATTTCTGGTGCCATATGTATCCTTGATGATGAACCCACAACAAGTGGCCGGCACTGTGGTGAGATAGATCCCAGCATATGTCAAACTCGAAAAGTCAGCTTTTCAATTGCAGTGATGATCCAACCTGAGTCTGGGCCAGTGTGCCTTTTAGGCACTGAATTTCAGAAGAAGGTTTGTTGGGAAATTTTGGTTGCTGGTGCTGAGCAAGGTATTGAAGCAGGACAAGTTGGGCTACGGTTGATTACTAAGGGTGATAGGCAAACAACAGTTGCAAAGGAGTGGAGCATCAGTGCGACAAGTATTGCAGATGGAAG GTGGCATATTGTGACGATGACAGTTGATGCTGATTTAGGGGAGGCAACTTGCTATCTAGATGGTGGCTTTGATGGGTTCCAAACTGGGTTACCATTGTCTGTTGGTAGTAGCATTTGGGAACAAGGGACAGAAGTTTGGGTTGGTTTTAGACCACCTACAGATGTGGATGCATTTGGAAGGTCAGATAGTGAAGGAGCTGAGTCTAAAATGCACATAATGGATGTCTTTTTATGGGGAAGGTGCTTAACTGAAGATGAGATTGCCTCTCTTCACACTTCTATAGGCTCAACAGAGTTTGGTATGGTTGACTTTCCTGAAGATAATTGGCAATGGGCAGATTCACCTGCCAGG GTTGACGAGTGGGATAGTGATCCTGCGGATGTAGATCTATATGATAGGGATGATGTAGATTGGGATGGTCAATATTCAAGTGGAAGGAAAAGGAGGTCAGATCGCGAAGTTGCAGTGGAAATGGATTCTTTTGCCAGGAGGTTTAGGAAACCTAGGGTAGAAACTCAAGAAGAAATCAATCAGCGAATGCTTTCAGTTGAATTGGCTGTTAAAGAAGCCCTGTCTGCTCGAGGAGAAAGACGTTTTACTGATCAGGAATTCCCTCCAAATGATCAATCATTATACGTGGATCCAGGAAATCCCCCTTTTAAGTTACAG GTTGTCTCTGATTGGATGAGGCCTGGCGATATAGTTAAGGAAAACCGTTTGGATTCTTGCCCATGCTTATTTTCTGGGTCTGCAAATCCCTCTGATGTTTGTCAG GGTCGTTTAGGAGATTGTTGGTTTTTAAGTGCTGTTGCTGTTTTGACGGAGGTATCACGAATTTCAGAAGTAATTATTACTCCTGAGTACAATGAGGAAGGAATCTACACAGTTCGTTTCTGCATTCAG GGTGAGTGGGTTCCGGTGGTTGTCGATGATTGGATACCATGCGAATCACCAGGCAAACCTGCATTTGCTACTAGCAGGAAAGGTAATGAGCTCTGGGTGTCTATATTGGAGAAAGCATATGCCAAATTGCATGGCTCTTATGAGGCATTGGAAGGCGGCCTCGTCCAGGATGCTCTTGTGGACCTTACTGGAGGTGCTGGTGAGGAGATTGACATGAGGAGTGCCCAGGCCCAGATTGATCTTGCTAGTGGTAGACTGTGGTCTCAATTGCTACGTTTTAAACAAGAGGGCTTTCTACTTGGTGCTGGGAGTCCATCTGGTTCTGATGTGCACATTTCTTCTAGTGGCATTGTCCAAGGCCATGCTTACTCTTTATTGCAA GTGAGGGAGGTGGACGGACACAAACTTGTTCAAATTCGCAATCCATGGGCTAATGAAGTTGAGTGGAATGGTCCTTGGTCGGATTCATCACCTGAATGGACTGATAGAATGAGACACAAGCTGAAGCATGTTCCACAG TCAAAAGATGGCATTTTCTGGATGTCTTGGCAAGACTTCCAGATCCACTTTCGATCAATATATGTGTGTCGTGTTTACCCCCCTGAGATGCGGTATTCTGTTCATGGCCAATGGCGAGGCTACAGTGCTGGTGGATGCCAAGATTATGCTTCTTGGAATCAAAATCCACAGTTTCGATTGACGGCTACTGGTCCAGATGCATCATTACCAATTCATGTGTTCATTACCTTAACTCAG GGGGTGAGTTTTTCTCGAACAGCAGCTGGTTTCAGAAATTATCAATCTAGTCATGATTCCATGATGTTCTATATTGGCATGAGGATACTCAAGACCCGTGGTCGCCGTGCTTCTTACAATATTTACCTACATGAATCAGTGGGTGGGACGGATTATGTCAATTCTCGAGAGATTTCATGTGAAATGGTTTTGGATCCTGATCCAAAAGGTTACACAATTGTGCCCACTACTATTCACCCGGGAGAAGAAGCACCATTTGTGCTCTCTGTTTTCACCAAAGCATCAGTTACCCTGGAAGCTTTATAA